The genomic DNA TCACCGGCACGGCGAGATTCCCATGCGGCCAGAGAACCCTTTGTTTCGAAGTGGAATGACTGAGGATAGTCCCGAGTGCAATAGAAAGACCTTGGGCGGTTTTTTCCTGGGCTTCGAGATTTACTTTCAAACCATATTCCCGGACTTTGGCTGCTGTGGCCGGGCCGACGACAGCAATTTGCGCGGGACCAATGGCCCGGATATCACCTTTGACGGCGATGGCCTGATCCAGAAAGTGGGTAACGGCATTTGGACTCGTAAAAACAAGCCAGTCGAAGGAGTTCACCAAACCATTTTCCAGCCAAGGGGCGGCATCCACCCCCTCAATCCTGATCGTGGGTAGCTCAATGACATCCGCACCGGAAGCAAGTAACTTTGACACGAGTGCGCTGGACTGTTCCCGCGTGCGTGTCACGACGATTCTTTTTCCAAATAGGGGCCTAGTCTCAAACCAATTTAATGTGTCCCGGAATTTCACGACCTCCCCGACGACGGTGACGGCCGGGGCTGTGAGATGAGCCGCCTCTACTTTGTCCCCGATATCGGCAAGCACACCGACGACGGTTTTTTGGCGTGCATAAGTCCCCCAGCTAATGACTGCGACCGGAGTCGAGCCGGCTAGGCCATTACCCGTGAGTCTTTCGCAAATTTCCCGGATTTTGCCCACGCCCATGAGGATGACTTTTGTCCCGGGATATTCCGCGACTTTTTTCCAATCGACACCACGGTCGAGTTTATGCGGGTCCTCATGCCCGGTGATGACGGTAAATGAGCTAGTGATCCCCCGGTGGGTGACCGGGATACCCGCGTAAGCGGGGACGGCGACGGACGAACTAATCCCCGGCACAATCTCAAAGGCTAACCCGGCCTCTGCGAGGGCAAGGGCCTCTTCCCCACCACGACCAAAAACGTAAGGGTCTCCGCCTTTGAGACGGCAAACGGTTTTACCTTGGCCTGTGTACTCGACAAGCAGGCGGCAAATCTCTTCCTGCCTGATGGAGGAACGGGAATTTTTCCCGACAAAAACCTTCTCGGCATCTGCACGGGAAAATCGCAGCAGGGCAGGGTTACACAAATAATCATACAGGATCACATCCGAAGCCCGGATGCACTCCACGCCCCTGACCGTGATGAGCCCCACGTCACCCGGTCCGGCACCCACGATGTAACAAATTCCATTCATAAGAGTCATTTGAGTATCGAGATAACTAGTTTTTAGTATCTTGTTTTTTTAGATAGTTTATCAGTCCGCTGATAAGGCGAGCACATTCAAGGGATTTAACACGAATACCCACAGCCGAATCATGAGAAATCAACTCGGCATCCTCAGCCACATACGCAAGGCTACGAACCTCCGCTGCTGACGCCCTTGTAATATTAAAAAAATGAATCTTTTCGGCTTTGCCCGCCCTTTCAAAAC from Verrucomicrobiota bacterium includes the following:
- the cobA gene encoding uroporphyrinogen-III C-methyltransferase; translation: MNGICYIVGAGPGDVGLITVRGVECIRASDVILYDYLCNPALLRFSRADAEKVFVGKNSRSSIRQEEICRLLVEYTGQGKTVCRLKGGDPYVFGRGGEEALALAEAGLAFEIVPGISSSVAVPAYAGIPVTHRGITSSFTVITGHEDPHKLDRGVDWKKVAEYPGTKVILMGVGKIREICERLTGNGLAGSTPVAVISWGTYARQKTVVGVLADIGDKVEAAHLTAPAVTVVGEVVKFRDTLNWFETRPLFGKRIVVTRTREQSSALVSKLLASGADVIELPTIRIEGVDAAPWLENGLVNSFDWLVFTSPNAVTHFLDQAIAVKGDIRAIGPAQIAVVGPATAAKVREYGLKVNLEAQEKTAQGLSIALGTILSHSTSKQRVLWPHGNLAVPVMTNELIARGIDCVSLEVYRTLPETGDPDGSCKLLVEQAPDWVVFASGSAVENYFRLDLKVDHSKVQFATIGPETSRKLRAQGFTDFIQAEESTIDSLVESIVKKSH
- a CDS encoding four helix bundle protein, which gives rise to MAVIKPFEDLVSWQIARQLTQKIYGDFKSIRDYSHKDEIQRASVSTMSNIAEGFERAGKAEKIHFFNITRASAAEVRSLAYVAEDAELISHDSAVGIRVKSLECARLISGLINYLKKQDTKN